The Streptomyces asiaticus genome contains a region encoding:
- a CDS encoding tyrosine-type recombinase/integrase: MREGWARQQSARFLRSTTIDPRLRLIERLEEFTGLYPWQWMPADGEAFIAHLRSGSSPIQMSTARSYEVTIGLFLEYLLDARYGWIEVCAERFGEVPQEVFHEGNSVLHTVEYEGDPRRRPLTYDEVQALFDAADARPARIKGQGRKGVLTTLRDAAILKAVYAFGTRRTESSRLDLVDLRRNRKAPQFGAYGSLMVRYGKSSKGASPKRRTVLTVPEMDWIVDILTEWITEIRPRLSPGRHPALWVTERVGRVAPRTINEAFVTAREAAGLDEDLDLHCLRHSYITHLTEFGYPARFVQEQVGHSHASTTAIYMGVSNEYRNQLLETVMKNRLGEDWSVTA; this comes from the coding sequence ATGAGGGAGGGCTGGGCTCGGCAGCAGTCGGCCCGGTTCCTGAGATCGACGACGATCGACCCGCGACTGCGGCTGATCGAGCGGCTGGAGGAGTTCACCGGGCTGTACCCCTGGCAGTGGATGCCCGCGGACGGGGAGGCGTTCATCGCCCACCTGCGCAGCGGGAGCAGTCCGATCCAGATGTCCACGGCCCGTTCGTACGAGGTGACGATCGGGCTGTTCCTGGAGTACCTCCTCGATGCGCGCTACGGCTGGATCGAGGTCTGCGCGGAGCGGTTCGGGGAGGTGCCCCAGGAAGTCTTCCATGAGGGCAACTCGGTTCTGCACACGGTGGAGTACGAGGGCGATCCCCGGCGCCGGCCGCTCACCTACGACGAGGTCCAGGCCCTCTTCGACGCGGCCGACGCCCGCCCCGCCCGGATCAAGGGTCAGGGCCGCAAGGGTGTCCTCACGACCCTGCGGGACGCCGCCATCCTGAAGGCGGTCTACGCCTTCGGCACACGCCGCACTGAGTCGTCCCGGCTGGACCTGGTAGATCTGCGCCGCAATCGCAAGGCCCCGCAGTTCGGCGCCTACGGCAGCCTGATGGTCCGCTACGGCAAGTCCTCGAAGGGTGCCTCGCCCAAGCGGCGCACGGTGCTGACCGTCCCGGAGATGGACTGGATCGTCGACATCCTCACCGAGTGGATCACCGAGATCCGGCCCCGCCTTTCTCCGGGTCGGCACCCTGCTCTGTGGGTGACCGAGCGGGTCGGACGGGTCGCGCCCCGCACGATCAACGAGGCGTTCGTCACCGCCCGCGAGGCCGCTGGCCTCGACGAGGACCTCGACCTTCACTGCCTGCGCCACAGCTACATCACGCACCTGACCGAGTTCGGCTACCCGGCCCGGTTCGTGCAGGAGCAGGTCGGCCACTCCCATGCGTCGACCACGGCCATCTACATGGGTGTGTCGAACGAGTATCGCAACCAGTTGCTGGAGACGGTGATGAAGAACCGTCTGGGTGAGGACTGGAGCGTGACCGCGTGA
- a CDS encoding tetratricopeptide repeat protein yields MAFERPDPGLEQAAACGDSRAMMRLARFFEDWNPEQSQRWFHDAAEVGESEAMYRLAELLTKGQADQARHWYRRAAEAGHLEAMYAMSRIGDNLEERGRWLRRAAHSGQVEAKLELGRALRDRSLPQEAERWLRAAAEDNGERWVEPLDLAATDAGLGPRHQACLDLVALLTAQGRFDEADQWRGRARRILRWETSVNRSFFTRSATGTVVVTAAVTTAVIPFVHALISKAAEDAYGQARALVQRMLRRSPSSPSETNNGATLLIADDPDAHITLCLWSDVTDEALRALASLDLDELTAQRPDRGRIRLVWNSATARWQIRGDHPDQ; encoded by the coding sequence GTGGCGTTCGAGAGGCCGGACCCTGGTCTGGAGCAGGCCGCTGCATGTGGTGATTCACGGGCGATGATGCGTCTTGCCCGCTTCTTCGAAGACTGGAATCCCGAGCAGTCTCAGCGGTGGTTTCACGATGCCGCTGAGGTCGGTGAGAGCGAAGCGATGTACCGTCTCGCCGAGCTCCTCACCAAAGGGCAGGCAGACCAAGCCCGGCATTGGTACCGGCGGGCCGCGGAGGCGGGACACCTCGAAGCCATGTACGCGATGAGCAGGATCGGCGATAACCTCGAGGAGCGCGGCAGATGGCTGCGACGCGCCGCCCACAGTGGGCAGGTCGAAGCGAAGCTGGAGCTTGGCCGCGCACTCCGTGATCGGAGCCTGCCCCAAGAGGCGGAACGATGGCTCCGCGCAGCGGCCGAAGACAACGGAGAGCGGTGGGTCGAACCACTCGACCTGGCCGCGACCGACGCCGGCCTCGGTCCGCGCCACCAAGCATGCCTTGACCTCGTCGCTCTGTTGACCGCACAGGGACGCTTCGACGAAGCAGACCAGTGGCGTGGCCGAGCGAGGCGCATCCTTCGCTGGGAGACAAGCGTAAATCGCTCCTTCTTCACGCGATCGGCTACAGGAACGGTCGTGGTGACCGCCGCGGTCACGACCGCTGTCATCCCCTTTGTCCATGCCTTGATATCCAAAGCAGCCGAGGACGCGTACGGACAGGCCCGCGCCCTGGTCCAACGCATGCTCCGCCGGTCCCCCTCCTCCCCGAGCGAGACCAACAACGGGGCGACACTGCTCATCGCGGACGATCCCGACGCACACATCACCCTGTGCTTGTGGTCGGACGTCACGGACGAGGCCCTGCGGGCCCTAGCTTCTCTTGATCTCGACGAGCTGACCGCCCAGCGGCCTGACCGCGGTCGGATCCGCCTGGTCTGGAACTCGGCCACTGCAAGATGGCAGATCCGCGGCGACCACCCGGACCAGTAA
- a CDS encoding peptidase inhibitor family I36 protein, which produces MGGVNHLSRGLVAAALTVPLLTAAAPAAAPAAAARSAVIDCPDGYVCIYPETGFGGQPWVKRAVDGSVKDLPSAIRDRGSSVRNNSGRTARVYEKRNFSGRWVCVTKSGGSIHDLRGYNLNDQTRSLRINRNDCG; this is translated from the coding sequence ATGGGGGGCGTGAACCATCTCTCCCGCGGCCTGGTGGCCGCTGCGCTGACCGTGCCCCTGCTGACCGCCGCGGCTCCCGCTGCCGCGCCGGCGGCGGCTGCCAGGTCGGCAGTGATCGACTGCCCCGATGGCTACGTGTGCATCTACCCCGAGACCGGCTTCGGCGGGCAGCCGTGGGTGAAGCGGGCCGTCGACGGCAGTGTGAAGGACCTGCCCTCCGCCATCCGCGATCGAGGCAGCTCGGTGCGGAACAACTCCGGCCGCACGGCACGCGTCTACGAGAAGCGGAATTTCTCGGGTCGGTGGGTGTGCGTCACCAAGAGCGGCGGCTCGATCCACGACCTGCGCGGCTACAACCTCAACGACCAGACCCGATCCCTGCGTATCAACCGCAACGACTGCGGCTGA
- a CDS encoding DUF6233 domain-containing protein, whose protein sequence is MPTRRERPPGRPPRSVPAAPAGWWSVQHLPAPVGGPGRRVIHHESCWIPTGGAGLTLDQALGELARPGGEACTACEARHLPRS, encoded by the coding sequence GTGCCGACCCGGCGGGAACGCCCGCCAGGCCGGCCGCCCCGCTCCGTCCCCGCCGCCCCGGCAGGCTGGTGGAGTGTGCAGCATCTGCCCGCGCCCGTGGGCGGACCCGGGCGCCGGGTCATCCACCACGAGTCGTGCTGGATACCGACCGGCGGCGCGGGCCTCACGCTCGACCAGGCGCTGGGCGAGCTTGCCCGGCCGGGCGGCGAGGCCTGTACCGCCTGCGAAGCCCGCCACCTCCCGCGGTCCTGA
- a CDS encoding helix-turn-helix domain-containing protein — protein MIKKMGYQWQLRQLMAKRGMFQTSDLVPLLAERGITLSREQVYRLVTQPPQRLSMDTLVALCDILECTPNDLIKPEVVNTQVRKTADGQPGDVPVARRRTVIRRPDRS, from the coding sequence GTGATCAAGAAGATGGGCTACCAGTGGCAGCTGCGCCAACTCATGGCTAAGCGGGGCATGTTCCAGACCTCGGACTTGGTCCCACTGTTGGCGGAGCGGGGCATCACGCTCTCGCGCGAGCAGGTCTACCGGCTGGTGACCCAGCCGCCGCAGCGGCTGAGCATGGACACCTTGGTCGCGCTCTGCGACATCCTGGAGTGCACCCCGAACGACCTGATCAAGCCCGAGGTGGTGAACACTCAGGTCCGTAAGACCGCCGACGGTCAACCCGGTGACGTGCCGGTCGCCCGGCGCCGGACCGTCATCCGCCGCCCCGACCGGTCATGA
- a CDS encoding ATP/GTP-binding protein translates to MDLRALFSSNDPVGSSEAFTNRQSQWDVVATAIEEHLRHIAAPSFDVEDLESPRTNVIVFHGVGGVGKSTLLRKIESALTAAEQRPRQWGTPAWAGETILPVRIDLARSASTDFERVVLTIRLALAATVGRPLPSFDLALRRYWDAQHPGEPLEEYVRRTGLVGKFGQLLPQQVQSAVGQVASALQLPGLVGSAAGQIATALVQALRERRERARALAGCARTAALLEADPDLEALSYYPHLLAWEISRLPAKRAVVPVILLDTFEDTADRHRDTERLLQRLVWLMPNAFFVIGGRNRLAWADPTVQGQLDFTGPHAWPGLAPQAGQPAQAAGGDRQHLIGDFSPEDCDDYLARRLTQDGQPLITPAIRAVITERAHRLPLHLDLAVARYLEIRRTGRTPTPDDFDHTFPALVARAMSDLTADERHVLRSASLLDAFDLELATQAAGLTHQAAARQLVERPMISEDPYAIWPYHLHGAIRTALRADDHTEDRWTPADWHRAAERALAALGRQWQDTSALLPSRTLLIACLRQGLRLARDHHLGDLGWLTDAAFAYTDDSVWEPLAPPTHTPGTGPQTGPDTPADALAELLTAIARRQHEHRERTAERLTAVLDTGLLPGELTELALYYRAKAHKDLARTDAALDGMRQVADAGGQLAPRARRGLANLARIRGDFPTALAAIPTLGWEGRHHRVLAHIRWPHGDIDRAIAAFEAARAEAEQHDAPGERAIAQTLLALVTAFTDPHRADDELALAHQYLAPLDQRATTYYATVAALIRDAGTDRDVTDRATVLHTESTVAGLPWLTPLIHTAVAFHHAVCGAQDDLTATIGQLREATANGDFAYYVDIATAMGDLPQPAGSAIQWLDDAQTVRERWRALVTARRNHLGTPQ, encoded by the coding sequence ATGGACCTACGTGCGCTGTTCAGCTCCAACGACCCCGTGGGCAGCAGTGAGGCGTTCACCAACCGCCAGAGCCAGTGGGACGTCGTCGCCACCGCCATCGAGGAGCACCTGCGGCACATCGCTGCCCCGAGCTTCGACGTGGAGGACCTGGAGAGCCCGCGTACCAACGTGATCGTGTTTCACGGGGTCGGCGGCGTCGGCAAGTCGACCCTGCTGCGCAAGATCGAATCGGCGCTCACTGCGGCCGAGCAGCGCCCCCGGCAGTGGGGCACCCCCGCCTGGGCAGGCGAGACGATCCTCCCTGTCCGAATCGACCTGGCCCGCTCGGCCTCGACGGACTTCGAGCGCGTCGTGCTGACGATCCGGCTCGCCCTGGCTGCCACCGTCGGCCGCCCCCTGCCCAGTTTCGACCTGGCGCTGCGCCGCTACTGGGACGCCCAGCATCCCGGGGAGCCGCTGGAGGAGTACGTCCGGCGCACCGGCCTGGTGGGCAAGTTCGGACAGTTGCTACCGCAGCAGGTGCAGTCCGCGGTCGGGCAGGTCGCCAGTGCCCTGCAACTGCCTGGCCTGGTCGGATCAGCGGCCGGGCAGATTGCCACGGCGCTCGTGCAGGCACTGCGCGAGCGCCGCGAACGCGCACGGGCCCTGGCCGGATGCGCCCGGACCGCCGCTCTGCTGGAGGCCGACCCCGACCTGGAGGCGCTTTCCTACTATCCGCACCTGCTGGCATGGGAGATCAGCCGCCTGCCGGCCAAGCGAGCGGTGGTTCCGGTCATCCTGCTGGACACCTTCGAGGACACCGCAGATCGCCACCGCGACACCGAGCGCCTCCTTCAGCGCCTGGTGTGGCTGATGCCGAACGCGTTCTTCGTCATCGGCGGCCGCAATCGCCTGGCGTGGGCCGACCCTACTGTGCAAGGGCAGTTGGACTTCACCGGCCCTCACGCCTGGCCCGGCCTTGCCCCTCAGGCCGGGCAGCCTGCCCAGGCCGCCGGCGGCGATCGCCAGCACCTGATCGGCGACTTCTCCCCCGAGGACTGCGACGACTACCTCGCACGCCGCCTCACCCAGGACGGCCAGCCGCTCATCACCCCCGCCATCCGCGCCGTCATCACCGAGCGCGCCCACAGGCTGCCGCTCCACCTGGACCTGGCCGTCGCCCGCTACCTGGAGATCCGCCGCACCGGCCGCACCCCCACCCCGGACGATTTCGACCACACCTTCCCTGCCCTCGTCGCCCGCGCGATGTCGGACCTCACCGCCGACGAGCGCCACGTCCTGCGCAGCGCCAGCCTGCTGGATGCTTTCGACCTGGAGCTGGCCACCCAAGCGGCGGGCCTGACCCACCAGGCGGCAGCACGCCAGCTCGTCGAGCGTCCGATGATCAGCGAGGATCCGTACGCGATCTGGCCCTACCACCTGCACGGCGCCATCCGCACCGCGCTACGGGCTGATGACCACACCGAGGACCGCTGGACCCCCGCCGACTGGCACCGAGCCGCCGAACGCGCTCTGGCCGCCCTCGGTCGGCAGTGGCAGGACACCAGCGCCCTCCTCCCCAGCCGGACCCTCCTCATCGCGTGCCTGCGTCAGGGCCTGCGCCTGGCCCGCGACCACCACCTGGGCGACCTCGGCTGGCTCACCGACGCCGCCTTCGCCTACACCGACGACTCCGTCTGGGAACCCCTCGCCCCACCCACCCACACCCCCGGCACCGGGCCGCAGACCGGCCCGGACACGCCCGCCGACGCCCTGGCCGAACTCCTCACCGCCATCGCCCGCCGCCAGCACGAACACCGCGAACGCACCGCCGAACGCCTCACCGCCGTCCTGGACACCGGACTGCTCCCCGGCGAACTCACCGAGCTCGCCCTGTATTACCGGGCCAAAGCCCACAAAGACCTCGCCCGCACCGACGCAGCCCTGGACGGCATGCGCCAGGTCGCCGACGCAGGCGGCCAGCTCGCCCCACGCGCCCGCCGCGGCCTGGCCAACCTCGCCCGCATCCGCGGCGACTTCCCCACCGCCCTGGCCGCCATCCCTACCCTGGGCTGGGAAGGCCGCCACCACCGCGTCCTGGCCCACATCCGGTGGCCCCACGGCGACATCGACCGCGCCATCGCCGCCTTCGAAGCCGCACGGGCCGAAGCAGAACAGCACGACGCCCCGGGCGAGCGGGCCATCGCCCAGACCCTCCTCGCCCTGGTCACCGCCTTCACCGACCCACACCGCGCCGACGACGAACTCGCCCTCGCCCACCAGTACCTCGCCCCGCTCGACCAGCGCGCCACCACCTACTACGCCACCGTCGCGGCCCTCATCCGTGATGCCGGCACCGACCGCGACGTCACCGACCGCGCCACCGTCCTGCACACCGAGAGCACCGTCGCCGGCCTTCCCTGGCTCACCCCACTCATCCACACCGCCGTCGCCTTCCACCACGCCGTATGCGGCGCACAGGACGACCTGACAGCCACCATCGGCCAGCTGCGTGAGGCAACCGCGAACGGCGACTTCGCCTACTACGTCGACATCGCCACCGCTATGGGAGACCTGCCCCAGCCCGCTGGGAGCGCCATACAGTGGCTTGACGATGCGCAAACCGTCCGGGAGCGCTGGCGTGCCCTGGTCACCGCTCGGCGGAATCACCTGGGCACACCACAGTGA
- a CDS encoding sigma-70 family RNA polymerase sigma factor: MRVPLQLPLDFEAFYLGHQELFHDYAETQLGGRRAAEEAIHKAFLEILASWDQLLQEGNLEQRAWAVVRRIVGRRLEAEGRPPAFVINGPIEQALRAARDKLRVMQSGTGLYEAIAELPPRQFDVVVLRYILEYPTSRIAWFMGLSDRTVDYHCRKAKERLRVQLGLPAKSQEAKEGNGQ, translated from the coding sequence GTGCGCGTCCCGCTGCAGCTCCCGCTGGACTTCGAGGCCTTCTACCTCGGACACCAGGAGCTCTTCCACGACTACGCCGAAACCCAGCTCGGCGGCCGCCGAGCGGCGGAGGAAGCGATCCACAAGGCATTCCTGGAGATCCTGGCGAGCTGGGACCAGCTGCTGCAGGAGGGCAACCTCGAGCAGCGCGCCTGGGCGGTCGTCCGCCGGATCGTGGGGCGGAGGCTGGAGGCCGAGGGACGGCCGCCGGCGTTCGTCATCAACGGCCCGATCGAACAGGCCCTGCGTGCCGCCCGGGACAAGCTGAGGGTCATGCAGAGCGGCACCGGCCTGTACGAGGCGATAGCCGAGCTGCCGCCCCGCCAGTTCGACGTGGTGGTCCTGCGCTACATCCTGGAATACCCCACCTCCCGGATCGCCTGGTTCATGGGCCTGAGCGACCGCACCGTGGACTACCACTGCCGCAAAGCCAAGGAACGTCTGCGAGTGCAGCTGGGACTCCCCGCCAAATCCCAGGAAGCCAAGGAAGGAAACGGACAGTGA
- a CDS encoding XRE family transcriptional regulator: protein MVVEECAGCGRMRSPARRLADGTVLCRNCVPRPERECASCGTLAPHKYSNTDGAPLCGNCYQAPKRRCGICGEDRAISARQADGRTDVCTRCYRGSKGTCVVCGRFRHGRHATARDGAFHCLSCWPRPIRKCDDCGGMKLAHSAWPIGNLCSGCYQRRTRVPAPCSVCRRLRVMVACGADGQEICRSCCGIDAPDSHCRQCKEPDDIYDDGCCPRCVLTNRVHGLLSPEGGTVPPRLKPLATALTEAENPYAVLNWLRRSRGAEFLADLSAQQGEFTHEMLDALPQNNATGCLRGLLVTAGVLPRRHENLARLELWLANTIRQLPPHQARVVRAFGEWHIVRDARRRAARDRYTTLAVKADIREIKAAIGFMSWLDTNKIGLQDTTQSDLDRWLVDHSSLHRTVVTFIQWAVARRITGRLIISRPPKKNSSGFLDEQDLQDQLRRCLNDDAIPRDARIIGALVRLYAIPVSRIVGLTTDRFHRDENGAYLTLDRHPVLLPPKLALLIEEQIAQPVTDSRMDQQFGNGNGYLFPGIQPGRPRNVAGTHSLLNQVGLPVLAARNTAMIEAVTSLPPIVVADLFGMHPGTAQRWAKYAKDDWSAYLAARMATSE from the coding sequence ATGGTCGTCGAGGAGTGCGCCGGATGCGGGCGGATGCGCAGTCCGGCCCGCCGACTGGCCGACGGAACCGTGCTCTGCAGGAACTGCGTTCCGCGGCCCGAGCGTGAGTGCGCATCCTGCGGAACACTCGCCCCGCACAAGTACAGCAACACCGACGGCGCCCCGCTCTGCGGGAACTGCTACCAGGCCCCGAAACGCCGCTGCGGGATCTGCGGAGAGGACCGGGCGATCTCGGCTCGCCAGGCCGACGGCCGGACAGATGTCTGCACCCGCTGTTACCGCGGCTCCAAGGGAACCTGCGTTGTCTGCGGCCGCTTCCGCCACGGCCGTCACGCCACAGCCCGCGACGGCGCGTTCCACTGCCTCTCCTGCTGGCCACGGCCGATCCGGAAGTGCGATGACTGCGGCGGGATGAAACTCGCGCACAGCGCCTGGCCGATCGGCAACCTCTGCTCCGGCTGCTACCAGCGACGCACCCGGGTCCCCGCCCCGTGCTCCGTCTGCCGACGCCTGCGTGTCATGGTCGCCTGCGGCGCCGATGGTCAGGAGATCTGCCGGTCCTGTTGCGGCATCGACGCCCCCGACTCACACTGCCGGCAGTGCAAAGAACCGGACGACATCTACGACGACGGCTGCTGCCCCCGCTGCGTCCTCACCAACCGCGTCCACGGCCTGCTCAGCCCAGAGGGCGGCACCGTCCCCCCGCGTCTCAAGCCCTTGGCCACGGCCCTGACAGAAGCCGAAAACCCCTACGCCGTCCTCAACTGGCTGCGACGCAGCCGCGGTGCGGAATTCCTCGCCGACCTTTCAGCCCAGCAAGGCGAGTTCACCCACGAGATGCTGGATGCGCTGCCCCAGAACAATGCCACAGGCTGCCTTCGCGGCCTGCTCGTCACGGCCGGCGTTCTGCCCCGCCGACACGAGAACCTCGCCCGCCTGGAACTCTGGCTGGCCAACACCATCCGACAGCTCCCGCCCCACCAGGCCCGGGTGGTCCGGGCATTCGGCGAGTGGCACATCGTCCGCGACGCCCGCCGACGCGCGGCCCGGGACCGCTACACCACCTTGGCTGTCAAGGCCGACATCAGGGAAATCAAGGCCGCCATCGGCTTCATGTCCTGGCTGGACACGAACAAGATCGGCCTACAGGACACCACGCAGAGCGACCTCGACCGCTGGCTCGTTGACCACTCTTCCCTGCACCGGACGGTCGTCACGTTCATCCAGTGGGCGGTTGCCAGACGCATCACCGGCAGGCTCATCATTTCCCGCCCGCCCAAGAAGAACTCCTCCGGGTTCCTGGACGAACAAGACCTCCAGGACCAGCTCCGGCGCTGCCTCAATGACGATGCCATTCCACGGGACGCACGCATCATCGGAGCCCTGGTCAGGCTCTATGCCATCCCCGTCTCCCGCATCGTCGGACTGACCACCGACCGCTTTCACCGCGACGAAAACGGCGCCTACCTCACGCTCGACCGCCACCCCGTGCTGCTGCCGCCGAAACTGGCCCTGCTGATCGAGGAACAGATCGCCCAGCCCGTGACCGACTCACGAATGGACCAGCAGTTCGGCAACGGAAACGGCTACCTCTTCCCAGGCATACAACCAGGCAGGCCACGAAACGTGGCCGGCACCCACAGCCTGCTCAACCAGGTCGGGCTGCCCGTCCTCGCCGCCCGCAACACCGCCATGATCGAAGCCGTCACCAGCCTCCCACCCATCGTGGTCGCCGACCTCTTCGGCATGCACCCCGGCACAGCACAGAGATGGGCGAAGTACGCGAAAGACGACTGGAGCGCTTACCTCGCAGCCCGCATGGCCACCAGCGAATAG
- a CDS encoding methyltransferase domain-containing protein, with the protein MTDYDALRQRLDEAMDQLGLWPGRSPWTRQAVADTPRHAFAPDRLWRWDGHTYQPLDCGTDPDRWTAEVYGRPYDAAVTQITDGAPSSSLSCPSIVVDMLDSLMLDPGHRVLELGAGTGWNAALLTWRAGPGRVISVEVDDELARQAQEHLDATGTDAAVVAADGTDGWPPGAPYDRVVSTYAVDQVPWAWVEQTRPGGRIVTPWGRLGHVALTVADDHRSAVGWMQGLATFMPARGTPPASSWPHVRGTGPADDERPFTRDLHPLKDDAYLLFALRIHLPDVQISTGMDDDGVNVWLHDGVASWATLSTLPDGKAVAYQGGPRRLADELEPAWEWWLAEGQPTLYDFGMTVKPERQYVWCRDAATGPRWPLQAHDRAAV; encoded by the coding sequence GTGACCGACTACGACGCTCTTCGGCAGCGGCTGGACGAGGCCATGGACCAACTGGGGCTGTGGCCTGGCCGCTCGCCTTGGACACGGCAGGCCGTCGCCGACACACCACGGCACGCCTTCGCGCCCGACCGGCTGTGGCGCTGGGACGGCCACACCTACCAGCCACTCGACTGCGGCACCGACCCCGACCGGTGGACCGCCGAGGTATACGGCCGGCCCTACGACGCGGCCGTCACCCAGATCACCGACGGCGCGCCCTCCTCGAGCCTGTCGTGTCCGTCGATCGTGGTGGACATGCTCGACTCCCTCATGCTCGACCCCGGTCACCGCGTCCTCGAGTTGGGGGCCGGGACGGGCTGGAACGCGGCCCTCCTCACCTGGCGCGCCGGCCCCGGACGCGTGATCAGCGTCGAGGTGGACGACGAACTGGCCCGGCAGGCCCAGGAACACCTCGACGCGACCGGTACCGACGCGGCGGTCGTGGCCGCCGACGGCACCGATGGCTGGCCGCCCGGCGCGCCGTACGACCGCGTGGTCTCCACCTACGCCGTCGACCAGGTGCCCTGGGCGTGGGTGGAGCAGACGCGGCCGGGCGGGAGGATCGTCACCCCGTGGGGGAGGCTGGGGCACGTCGCGCTGACCGTTGCCGACGACCACCGCTCGGCGGTGGGGTGGATGCAGGGACTGGCGACGTTCATGCCTGCCCGCGGCACACCGCCCGCGAGCAGCTGGCCGCACGTGCGCGGCACCGGCCCCGCCGACGACGAACGCCCCTTCACACGGGACCTGCACCCGCTGAAGGACGACGCGTACCTGCTGTTCGCCCTGCGCATCCACCTCCCCGACGTGCAGATCAGCACGGGCATGGATGACGACGGGGTGAACGTATGGCTCCACGACGGCGTCGCCTCCTGGGCCACACTCAGCACACTCCCCGATGGGAAGGCCGTCGCGTACCAGGGCGGGCCGCGGCGCCTGGCCGACGAACTGGAACCTGCCTGGGAATGGTGGCTGGCCGAGGGGCAGCCGACCTTGTACGACTTCGGCATGACCGTGAAACCCGAGCGCCAGTACGTATGGTGCCGGGATGCAGCAACGGGGCCGCGCTGGCCGCTCCAGGCCCACGACCGGGCTGCGGTGTAG
- a CDS encoding HNH endonuclease family protein, with translation MMIRCWAAAVAATLATAGLVGSAPSSWAVPSTPGTASSTTAPVTAAELPEPPTAEEAWAELGELTVAPEDDVPGYSRAKFPHWATQFGTCDTREVVLARDGDQVAQDRQCRATVGSWRSAYDGAVLDTASKVDIDHVVPLKEAWRSGASQWTTADRRAFANDLAHSQLIAVSAHSNRAKSDKDPSDWQPDLASYRCTYARAWISVKHAYALTTDEEEHAALTGMLDTCP, from the coding sequence ATGATGATTCGTTGCTGGGCCGCTGCGGTGGCCGCCACGCTGGCAACTGCCGGTCTCGTGGGCTCCGCACCCTCGAGCTGGGCTGTACCGAGCACACCGGGCACCGCGTCTTCCACCACCGCTCCCGTAACAGCGGCGGAGCTCCCGGAGCCCCCGACCGCCGAGGAGGCCTGGGCAGAGCTGGGCGAGCTGACTGTCGCGCCCGAGGACGATGTCCCCGGCTACAGCCGGGCGAAGTTCCCCCACTGGGCCACCCAGTTCGGCACCTGCGACACCCGCGAAGTCGTCCTCGCTCGGGACGGCGATCAGGTCGCCCAGGACCGGCAGTGCCGGGCCACGGTCGGCAGCTGGCGCTCGGCGTACGACGGTGCGGTGCTTGACACGGCGTCCAAGGTGGACATCGACCATGTCGTGCCGCTGAAGGAGGCGTGGCGGTCCGGTGCCTCGCAGTGGACGACCGCGGATCGCCGGGCGTTCGCCAACGATCTCGCCCATTCCCAGCTCATCGCCGTCTCAGCCCACTCCAACCGGGCAAAGAGCGATAAAGACCCCTCCGACTGGCAGCCAGACCTGGCCAGCTACCGCTGCACATACGCCCGTGCGTGGATCTCGGTCAAGCACGCCTACGCCCTCACCACGGACGAGGAAGAACATGCCGCGCTGACCGGCATGCTCGACACCTGCCCCTGA